In Aquimarina spinulae, a single window of DNA contains:
- the rplQ gene encoding 50S ribosomal protein L17 yields the protein MRHGKKVNHLGRKTAHRKAMLANMACSLIEHKRINTTVAKAKALKQFVEPLVTKSKEDTTHNRRIVFSRLRNKYAVTELFRDVAPKVGDRPGGYTRIIKLGNRLGDNADMAMIELVDYNELYNAGKPAKKKSRRRGGKGKKAEAAPVAPATENTSSEEE from the coding sequence ATGAGACACGGAAAAAAAGTAAATCACTTAGGAAGAAAAACAGCACATCGTAAAGCAATGCTTGCGAATATGGCTTGTTCTCTAATTGAACATAAAAGAATCAATACTACAGTTGCAAAAGCAAAAGCGCTTAAGCAATTTGTAGAGCCATTAGTGACAAAATCTAAAGAGGATACTACGCATAATCGTCGTATCGTATTCAGTAGATTGCGTAATAAATACGCGGTAACAGAATTGTTTAGAGATGTTGCTCCTAAAGTAGGAGATAGACCAGGAGGATATACAAGAATTATAAAACTTGGTAATCGTCTTGGGGATAATGCTGATATGGCTATGATTGAATTAGTAGATTACAATGAGCTATATAATGCTGGTAAGCCTGCTAAGAAGAAATCTAGAAGAAGAGGTGGTAAAGGGAAAAAGGCTGAGGCTGCCCCTGTAGCACCAGCAACAGAAAATACTAGCTCTGAAGAAGAATAA
- the rpsN gene encoding 30S ribosomal protein S14 → MAKESMKAREVKRAKTVAKYAEKRKALKEAGDYEALQKLPKNASPIRKHNRCKLTGRPKGYMRQFGISRVTFREMANKGLIPGVTKASW, encoded by the coding sequence ATGGCTAAAGAATCAATGAAAGCCCGTGAGGTGAAGAGAGCAAAAACTGTAGCAAAGTACGCTGAAAAACGTAAAGCTTTAAAAGAAGCTGGAGATTATGAAGCATTACAGAAGTTGCCTAAAAATGCTTCGCCAATTCGTAAGCATAATCGTTGTAAGTTAACAGGAAGACCAAAAGGATATATGCGTCAGTTTGGAATTTCTCGTGTAACATTCAGAGAGATGGCGAACAAAGGATTAATTCCGGGAGTAACAAAAGCTAGTTGGTAA
- the rpsH gene encoding 30S ribosomal protein S8, with amino-acid sequence MNTDPIADYLTRIRNANSAQHRVVEIPASKVKKEITKILFDQGYILSYKFEDNTTQGTIKIALKYDKITKEPVIKELQRISKPGLRKYAGSNDIPRILNGLGVAIVSTSHGVMTGKRAKQENVGGEVLCYVY; translated from the coding sequence ATGAATACAGATCCTATAGCAGATTATTTAACCAGAATTCGTAATGCAAATAGTGCTCAGCACAGAGTAGTTGAGATTCCAGCATCGAAGGTTAAAAAAGAGATCACTAAGATATTATTCGATCAAGGATATATTTTAAGTTATAAATTTGAAGATAATACAACACAAGGTACTATCAAAATAGCACTTAAATACGATAAAATAACTAAAGAACCAGTTATTAAAGAATTGCAAAGAATCAGTAAGCCAGGTTTACGTAAGTATGCAGGGTCTAATGATATTCCAAGAATTCTTAACGGATTAGGTGTTGCAATAGTCTCTACTTCTCATGGTGTAATGACCGGTAAACGTGCAAAGCAAGAGAATGTAGGTGGTGAAGTACTTTGTTACGTATATTAA
- the eno gene encoding phosphopyruvate hydratase, with amino-acid sequence MSVIINIHARQILDSRGNPTVEVDVITENGILGRAAVPSGASTGEHEAVELRDGGAAYMGKGVLKAVENVNTIIAEELLGYSVFDQNLLDQTMIQLDGTSNKSKLGANAILGVSLAAAKAAANELGMPLYRYVGGVSANTLPVPMMNIINGGSHSDAPIAFQEFMVMPVKAKNFTHAMQMGTEIFHNLKKVLHDRGLSTAVGDEGGFAPALDGTEDALDSIALAVEKAGYKFGDEIMVALDCAAAEFFVDGKYDYTKFEGDKGVIRTSEEQADYLAELASKYPIISIEDGMDENDWEGWKYLTDKVGDKVQLVGDDLFVTNVERLSKGIENGIANSILIKVNQIGTLTETIAAVNMAHNAGYTSVMSHRSGETEDNTIADLAVALNTGQIKTGSASRSDRMAKYNQLLRIEEELGTIAYFPKENAFKVK; translated from the coding sequence ATGAGTGTAATTATTAATATTCACGCTAGGCAAATCTTAGATTCACGTGGTAACCCAACTGTAGAAGTAGACGTGATTACCGAAAACGGTATTTTAGGAAGAGCTGCTGTTCCTTCTGGGGCATCTACTGGAGAACACGAAGCTGTAGAACTACGAGATGGTGGTGCAGCATATATGGGTAAAGGAGTTCTTAAGGCTGTCGAAAATGTAAATACAATAATTGCTGAAGAGTTATTAGGATATTCTGTATTTGATCAAAATTTATTAGATCAGACCATGATCCAATTAGATGGCACTTCTAACAAATCAAAACTTGGTGCTAATGCAATATTAGGAGTTTCGTTAGCAGCAGCAAAAGCAGCAGCAAACGAATTAGGTATGCCGCTATATCGTTATGTTGGAGGAGTAAGTGCTAATACGCTACCGGTACCTATGATGAATATTATCAATGGAGGTTCGCATAGTGATGCTCCAATAGCATTTCAGGAATTTATGGTTATGCCAGTAAAAGCCAAAAACTTTACACATGCCATGCAAATGGGAACCGAGATCTTTCATAATCTTAAAAAAGTATTACATGATCGAGGTCTGAGTACTGCGGTAGGTGATGAAGGAGGATTTGCTCCAGCATTAGATGGAACAGAAGATGCTTTAGATTCAATTGCCCTTGCAGTAGAGAAAGCAGGATACAAATTTGGAGATGAAATAATGGTTGCACTAGATTGTGCGGCAGCAGAATTTTTTGTTGATGGTAAGTATGACTATACAAAATTTGAAGGCGATAAAGGAGTAATACGTACGAGTGAAGAACAAGCAGATTATCTTGCAGAACTAGCTTCAAAATACCCAATTATTTCTATAGAAGATGGTATGGATGAGAACGATTGGGAAGGATGGAAATATCTTACAGATAAGGTAGGTGATAAAGTTCAATTGGTTGGTGATGATTTGTTTGTTACTAATGTAGAACGACTTTCAAAAGGAATTGAAAATGGTATTGCCAATTCAATACTAATTAAAGTCAACCAAATAGGAACTCTTACCGAAACTATTGCAGCTGTAAACATGGCACATAATGCAGGGTATACTTCTGTTATGTCACACCGTTCTGGTGAAACAGAAGATAATACTATTGCTGATCTGGCCGTTGCTTTAAATACAGGGCAAATCAAAACAGGATCTGCCTCTCGTAGTGATAGAATGGCAAAATATAATCAATTACTTCGTATTGAAGAAGAGTTGGGAACCATTGCTTATTTTCCAAAAGAGAATGCATTTAAGGTAAAATAA
- a CDS encoding DNA-directed RNA polymerase subunit alpha, with protein sequence MAILNFQKPDKVIMIDSTEFDGKFEFRPLEPGYGLTVGNALRRVLLSSLEGFAITSLRIEGVDHEFSTISGVVEDVTEIILNLKQVRFKRQIEDIDNESVTISISGQEQLTAGDFQKFISGFQVLNPDLVICNMDKKVALNLEITIEKGRGYVPAEENKKANAPIGTIFTDSIYTPIKNVKYSIENYRVEQKTDYEKLVFEIVTDGSIHPKDALTEAAKILIHHFMLFSDERITLEADEIAQTETYDEESLHMRQLLKTKLIDMDLSVRALNCLKAAEVDTLGDLVSYNKNDLMKFRNFGKKSLTELEELVNVKGLNFGMDLSKYKLDKD encoded by the coding sequence ATGGCAATATTAAATTTTCAGAAGCCCGATAAAGTTATCATGATCGACTCCACAGAGTTCGATGGTAAATTTGAATTTAGACCATTAGAACCTGGGTACGGATTAACAGTTGGTAACGCTTTGCGAAGAGTTTTGCTATCTTCTTTAGAGGGATTCGCTATAACTTCTCTTAGAATAGAAGGTGTAGATCATGAGTTCTCTACGATCTCTGGAGTAGTAGAAGATGTTACCGAGATTATCTTAAATCTTAAGCAAGTACGTTTTAAGCGTCAAATAGAAGATATAGATAATGAATCTGTTACAATCTCTATTTCGGGTCAAGAGCAATTAACTGCTGGTGATTTTCAGAAATTTATTTCTGGATTCCAGGTGTTAAATCCTGATCTTGTAATCTGTAATATGGATAAAAAAGTAGCACTTAACCTAGAAATTACTATCGAAAAAGGTAGAGGTTATGTTCCTGCTGAAGAAAATAAGAAAGCTAACGCTCCTATTGGAACCATCTTTACAGATTCTATTTACACTCCAATCAAAAATGTTAAGTATAGCATTGAGAACTATCGTGTAGAGCAAAAAACAGATTACGAAAAATTAGTTTTCGAAATTGTAACAGACGGATCTATTCATCCTAAAGATGCATTAACCGAAGCAGCTAAAATATTAATCCATCACTTCATGTTATTCTCTGATGAGCGTATTACATTAGAAGCTGATGAAATTGCACAAACAGAAACTTATGATGAAGAATCACTTCACATGAGACAGTTGTTAAAAACTAAATTGATCGATATGGATCTTTCTGTACGTGCACTTAATTGTTTAAAAGCTGCAGAGGTAGATACTTTAGGAGATTTGGTATCTTACAATAAGAACGACTTAATGAAGTTCCGTAACTTTGGTAAGAAATCTTTAACAGAACTTGAAGAATTAGTGAATGTTAAAGGACTTAACTTCGGTATGGACCTTTCAAAATACAAATTGGATAAAGACTAA
- the rplF gene encoding 50S ribosomal protein L6: MSRIGKNPVTIPSGVTVEVTGNVVTVKGKLGELSQKIDSIGVKVEEGQVVLERPSEAKDHKAKHGLYRALINNMVNGVSEGFTKELELVGVGYRASNQGQKLDLALGFSHNIVLEIAPEVKVETISEKGKNPIVKLTSHDKQLVGQIAAKIRGFRKPEPYKGKGVKFVGEQLRRKAGKSA; encoded by the coding sequence ATGTCAAGAATAGGAAAAAATCCAGTAACTATTCCGTCTGGTGTCACTGTTGAAGTGACAGGTAATGTTGTTACTGTTAAAGGAAAATTAGGAGAGCTTTCTCAGAAAATCGATAGTATCGGTGTGAAAGTCGAAGAGGGCCAGGTAGTTCTAGAAAGACCTAGTGAAGCCAAAGATCATAAAGCAAAGCACGGTTTATACAGAGCTTTGATTAATAATATGGTTAATGGAGTTTCTGAAGGATTTACTAAAGAGTTAGAATTGGTAGGAGTTGGTTATAGAGCTTCTAATCAGGGTCAGAAATTAGATTTGGCTTTGGGATTCTCTCATAATATAGTTTTAGAGATAGCGCCAGAAGTTAAGGTCGAAACTATTTCAGAAAAAGGTAAGAACCCTATCGTAAAATTAACTTCTCATGATAAGCAATTGGTGGGTCAGATAGCAGCTAAAATTAGAGGCTTTCGTAAACCAGAACCTTATAAAGGGAAGGGAGTCAAATTCGTAGGAGAACAATTAAGAAGAAAAGCAGGTAAATCTGCATAA
- the infA gene encoding translation initiation factor IF-1: MAKQPAIEQDGSIIEALSNAMFRVELENGHVVTAHISGKMRMHYIKLLPGDKVKLEMSPYDLTKARITYRY, from the coding sequence ATGGCAAAACAACCGGCAATAGAACAAGACGGAAGTATCATCGAAGCATTATCAAATGCAATGTTTCGTGTAGAACTAGAAAATGGTCACGTAGTGACAGCTCATATATCTGGTAAGATGCGTATGCATTACATTAAATTATTACCAGGAGATAAGGTAAAGTTAGAAATGAGTCCTTATGATTTAACTAAGGCTCGTATAACATATAGATACTAA
- the carA gene encoding glutamine-hydrolyzing carbamoyl-phosphate synthase small subunit — MKYQSRKKAILLLADGTIFHGKAVGREGSAFGEVCFNTGMTGYQEIFTDPSYYGQLMVATNAHIGNYGTNENEIESDSIKIAGLIVKNFSYEYSRDRADSSLQEFLEKHNLLAISDVDTRALVSYIRDNGAMNAVISTEVDDVDKLKKELAAVPDMNGLELASKVSTTAPYFVGDPNATYKISALDIGIKKNILRNLTSRDAYVKVFPYNATFEEMSGWEPDGYFLSNGPGDPEPLTQAIATAKEILEKDLPLFGICLGHQVIALANGISTYKMHNGHRGINHPVKNLITGKGEITSQNHGFAIHREETEKHPDVEITHVHLNDDTVAGIKMKNKNCFSVQYHPEASPGPNDSIYLFDQFIENIKKTKTTA; from the coding sequence ATGAAATATCAATCTCGAAAAAAAGCAATTCTTTTATTAGCAGATGGTACAATTTTTCATGGCAAAGCTGTGGGAAGAGAAGGTAGCGCTTTTGGTGAAGTGTGTTTTAATACTGGTATGACAGGATATCAGGAAATTTTTACAGACCCCTCGTATTATGGACAGTTAATGGTAGCTACCAATGCGCATATAGGTAATTATGGAACTAATGAAAACGAAATAGAATCAGACTCTATTAAAATTGCAGGTTTGATTGTTAAGAACTTTAGTTACGAATATTCTCGGGATAGGGCCGATAGTTCTTTACAAGAATTTTTAGAAAAACATAACCTCTTAGCAATTTCTGATGTAGATACGAGAGCATTAGTGAGTTATATTAGAGATAATGGAGCAATGAATGCGGTGATCTCTACAGAGGTTGATGATGTAGATAAACTAAAAAAAGAACTTGCAGCGGTTCCTGATATGAATGGTTTAGAGTTAGCTTCAAAAGTTTCTACTACGGCACCTTATTTTGTGGGTGACCCTAATGCTACTTATAAGATTTCAGCTTTAGATATAGGAATAAAGAAAAATATACTGCGTAACCTTACAAGCCGAGATGCATATGTAAAAGTATTCCCGTATAATGCTACATTCGAAGAAATGAGCGGATGGGAACCAGATGGATACTTCCTTTCTAATGGTCCTGGTGATCCAGAACCGTTAACTCAGGCAATCGCAACAGCAAAAGAGATTCTTGAAAAAGATTTACCACTATTTGGTATCTGTTTAGGGCATCAGGTGATAGCATTAGCAAATGGAATAAGTACTTATAAAATGCATAATGGGCATAGAGGAATAAATCATCCGGTTAAAAATCTCATTACAGGCAAAGGAGAAATCACTTCTCAGAATCATGGTTTCGCAATACATAGAGAAGAAACAGAAAAACATCCTGATGTAGAAATAACCCATGTGCATCTTAATGATGATACCGTTGCAGGAATCAAAATGAAAAATAAGAACTGTTTTTCTGTACAATACCACCCAGAGGCTAGTCCGGGACCTAATGATTCAATCTACTTGTTTGATCAATTTATCGAGAATATTAAAAAAACAAAAACCACAGCATAA
- the rplO gene encoding 50S ribosomal protein L15, which translates to MDLSNLKPAAGSVKNNSKRVGRGQGSGKGGTATRGHKGAKSRSGYSKKIGFEGGQMPLQRRVPKFGFKNINRKEYQGINLDTLQKLVDDGKIKDTVDLDVILTTRLAGKNDLVKILGRGELKAKLKVSAHKFTATAKAAIEAAGGEAVTL; encoded by the coding sequence ATGGATTTAAGTAACTTAAAACCTGCTGCAGGTTCGGTAAAAAACAATAGCAAACGAGTAGGTCGTGGACAAGGTTCTGGAAAGGGAGGAACTGCTACTCGTGGACATAAAGGAGCAAAATCACGTTCTGGATATTCTAAAAAGATAGGTTTTGAAGGTGGGCAAATGCCTCTTCAAAGACGTGTGCCAAAATTTGGTTTTAAAAACATCAACAGAAAAGAGTATCAAGGGATTAATTTAGACACACTACAGAAATTAGTAGATGATGGTAAAATTAAAGATACTGTTGATCTAGATGTGATTTTAACTACACGTTTGGCGGGGAAAAATGATTTGGTTAAAATATTGGGAAGAGGTGAACTGAAAGCAAAATTAAAAGTTTCAGCTCACAAATTTACAGCCACTGCAAAAGCTGCTATAGAAGCGGCAGGTGGTGAAGCAGTAACCTTATAA
- the rplR gene encoding 50S ribosomal protein L18 has translation MAFSKDLRRLKIRKRIRGNVSGTEQRPRLSVFRSNKEIYAQVIDDVTGKTISAASSRDKDIASAKGSKIEKANLVGKALAEKAKKAGVETVSFDRGGYLYHGRVKSLADGAREAGLKF, from the coding sequence ATGGCATTCTCAAAAGATTTAAGAAGATTAAAGATAAGAAAGCGTATCCGCGGTAATGTAAGCGGTACAGAACAACGTCCTAGATTATCTGTTTTTAGAAGTAATAAAGAAATCTATGCTCAAGTCATAGATGATGTAACTGGTAAAACAATCAGTGCAGCTTCTTCAAGAGATAAAGACATTGCTTCAGCAAAAGGAAGTAAGATAGAAAAAGCAAACTTAGTAGGAAAAGCGCTTGCTGAAAAAGCTAAGAAAGCTGGTGTAGAAACAGTATCCTTTGATAGAGGAGGATATTTGTATCACGGTAGAGTAAAATCATTAGCAGACGGTGCTAGAGAAGCAGGACTTAAATTCTAA
- the rpsK gene encoding 30S ribosomal protein S11 encodes MAKSTSKKRKVIVESIGEAHVTASFNNIIISLTNKKGDVISWSSAGKMGFRGSKKNTPYAAQLAAEDASKVAIEAGLKKVKVYVKGPGNGRESAIRSLHNSGIEVSEIIDVTPMPHNGCRPPKRRRV; translated from the coding sequence ATGGCAAAGTCAACTTCAAAAAAACGTAAAGTAATTGTTGAATCTATAGGAGAAGCACACGTAACAGCTTCTTTTAACAACATAATTATTTCGTTAACAAATAAAAAGGGAGACGTTATTTCTTGGTCTTCTGCTGGTAAAATGGGTTTTAGAGGTTCTAAAAAGAACACTCCTTATGCTGCCCAGTTAGCTGCAGAAGATGCTTCTAAAGTAGCTATCGAAGCTGGACTTAAGAAGGTGAAAGTATATGTTAAAGGTCCTGGTAATGGTAGAGAATCAGCAATACGTTCTCTTCATAATTCTGGTATTGAAGTTTCAGAAATTATTGATGTTACTCCAATGCCACACAATGGATGCCGTCCTCCTAAAAGACGTAGAGTATAA
- the rpmD gene encoding 50S ribosomal protein L30 codes for MAKIKITKVKSAINRTQRQKRTLEALGLKKIGQVVEHEDTPNILGMVNKVKHLVSIETK; via the coding sequence ATGGCAAAGATTAAAATTACTAAAGTAAAAAGTGCGATTAACCGTACTCAGAGACAGAAGAGAACCCTAGAGGCTCTAGGTCTTAAAAAGATCGGCCAGGTTGTGGAGCATGAAGATACTCCTAATATCCTTGGGATGGTAAATAAAGTTAAACATTTAGTTTCGATAGAAACAAAATAA
- the ykgO gene encoding type B 50S ribosomal protein L36, with amino-acid sequence MKVRASIKKRSAECKIVRRKGRLYVINKKNPRFKQRQG; translated from the coding sequence ATGAAAGTTAGAGCATCAATAAAAAAAAGAAGTGCCGAGTGCAAGATTGTGCGTAGAAAAGGCCGACTTTACGTAATTAATAAAAAGAATCCTAGATTTAAACAAAGACAAGGGTAA
- the rpsD gene encoding 30S ribosomal protein S4, with translation MARYTGPKTKIARKFGEAIFGDDKSFEKRNYPPGQHGNNRRRGKKSEYAIQLMEKQKAKYTYGVLERQFRNMFEKATRAQGITGEVLLQLCESRLDNVVFRMGLANSRRGARQLVSHRHITVNGQQVNIPSYQLKAGDVVGVREKSKSLEVIQNSLANNSKVYEWITFNNDTKEGTFVSVPARIQIPENINEQFIVELYSK, from the coding sequence ATGGCAAGATATACTGGTCCAAAAACTAAAATCGCTCGTAAATTTGGTGAAGCGATCTTCGGAGACGATAAGTCATTCGAAAAAAGAAATTACCCACCGGGACAACACGGAAATAACAGACGTAGAGGAAAGAAAAGTGAGTACGCTATCCAGTTAATGGAAAAGCAAAAAGCAAAGTATACGTATGGAGTATTAGAGCGTCAGTTCCGTAACATGTTCGAAAAAGCAACACGTGCACAAGGAATTACTGGTGAGGTATTACTTCAACTTTGTGAATCTCGTTTGGATAATGTAGTATTCAGAATGGGATTAGCAAATTCTCGTAGAGGGGCAAGACAATTGGTTTCTCACAGACACATAACTGTTAACGGACAACAAGTTAACATCCCTTCATATCAATTAAAAGCAGGAGATGTTGTTGGGGTAAGAGAAAAATCAAAATCATTAGAAGTAATTCAGAATTCACTTGCTAATAATAGTAAAGTGTATGAGTGGATTACGTTTAATAATGATACTAAAGAAGGTACTTTTGTATCTGTTCCGGCTAGAATTCAAATTCCGGAAAACATTAACGAACAATTCATCGTCGAATTATACTCTAAGTAA
- the rpsM gene encoding 30S ribosomal protein S13, translated as MARIAGVDIPKQKRGVIALTYIFGIGRSRAKEILETAKVDESVKVSDWDDDQIGRIREAVGVYTIEGELRSEVQLNIKRLMDIGCYRGIRHRAGLPLRGQRTKNNSRTRKGRRKTVANKKKATK; from the coding sequence ATGGCAAGAATTGCAGGGGTAGATATACCTAAACAAAAGCGAGGAGTTATAGCATTAACCTATATCTTCGGAATTGGTAGAAGTAGAGCTAAAGAAATTTTAGAAACTGCCAAAGTAGATGAAAGTGTAAAAGTTTCAGATTGGGATGATGACCAAATTGGTCGTATCCGTGAAGCTGTTGGAGTCTATACCATCGAAGGAGAATTACGTTCTGAGGTACAGTTAAACATCAAACGCCTTATGGATATTGGATGTTATAGAGGTATCCGTCATAGAGCTGGTTTACCACTTAGAGGGCAACGCACTAAGAACAATTCTAGAACACGTAAAGGAAGAAGAAAAACAGTTGCTAATAAGAAAAAAGCAACTAAATAA
- the secY gene encoding preprotein translocase subunit SecY — protein MKFIDTIKNIWKIEELKNRILVTLGLLLVYRFGAQIVLPGIDASELANLGTQTQDGLLGLLNAFTGGAFANASVFALGIMPYISASIVVQLMGIAIPYLQKLQKEGESGRKKINQITRWLTIAITLVQGPGYIYNLFATLPAEAFVIPNQTVFVVSSVIIISTGCIFAMWLGEKITDKGIGNGISLLIMVGIIATLPQSFVQNFASRTSGDGGGMIMVLIELVIWFVIILASVLLVMAVRQIPVQYARRTAGGGYEKNVFGSRQYIPLKLNASGVMPIIFAQAIMFVPAAVAGLSDSETSQGIAAAFSDIFGFWYNVLFAVLIIIFTYFYTAITVPTNKMADDLKRSGGFIPGIRPGSETSEYLDKIMSQITLPGSIFLALIAVFPAIAVKLLNVQQGWALFFGGTSLLIMVGVAIDTMQQVNSYLLNRHYDGLMKTGKNRKAVA, from the coding sequence ATGAAATTTATTGACACAATAAAAAACATTTGGAAAATCGAAGAACTAAAGAATAGAATCTTAGTTACACTAGGATTACTTTTGGTATATCGATTTGGGGCGCAAATAGTACTTCCAGGAATAGATGCTTCAGAATTAGCAAACCTGGGAACACAAACTCAAGATGGTTTGTTGGGATTGCTTAACGCGTTTACAGGAGGAGCTTTCGCTAACGCTTCAGTATTTGCATTAGGTATTATGCCGTATATATCAGCCTCAATTGTAGTGCAGTTAATGGGAATAGCTATTCCTTATTTACAAAAACTACAAAAAGAAGGAGAAAGTGGTAGAAAAAAGATTAACCAAATTACACGTTGGTTAACTATCGCTATTACTTTGGTTCAAGGACCAGGATATATCTATAATCTGTTTGCAACACTTCCGGCAGAAGCTTTTGTGATTCCTAATCAAACAGTTTTTGTTGTGTCTTCTGTAATCATTATATCTACAGGTTGTATTTTTGCCATGTGGTTAGGTGAAAAAATTACAGATAAAGGTATAGGTAATGGTATCTCTCTTTTAATTATGGTGGGTATTATTGCTACGCTGCCGCAATCATTTGTGCAAAACTTTGCATCAAGAACTTCTGGCGATGGAGGAGGAATGATTATGGTATTGATAGAACTGGTTATCTGGTTTGTAATTATATTAGCATCAGTATTGTTGGTAATGGCGGTACGTCAAATACCTGTTCAATATGCTAGAAGAACAGCTGGAGGAGGATACGAGAAGAATGTTTTTGGATCTCGTCAGTATATACCTTTAAAATTAAATGCTTCAGGGGTAATGCCTATCATTTTTGCTCAGGCAATTATGTTCGTGCCTGCCGCTGTAGCTGGTTTGTCAGATTCAGAAACCTCTCAAGGTATTGCTGCAGCATTTAGCGATATTTTTGGATTTTGGTATAATGTTTTATTTGCAGTATTGATTATCATATTTACATATTTTTATACAGCTATCACGGTGCCAACAAATAAAATGGCAGACGATTTGAAGCGTAGTGGTGGTTTTATTCCTGGTATTCGCCCGGGAAGTGAAACATCAGAATATTTAGATAAGATCATGTCTCAGATCACATTGCCAGGATCAATATTCTTGGCGCTAATTGCAGTGTTTCCTGCGATAGCAGTTAAATTGTTGAATGTACAACAAGGTTGGGCATTGTTTTTCGGAGGAACTTCTCTACTTATTATGGTAGGTGTAGCTATCGATACAATGCAACAGGTTAATTCATACTTGTTAAATAGACATTATGATGGATTAATGAAAACTGGTAAAAACCGTAAAGCAGTAGCATAA
- the rpsE gene encoding 30S ribosomal protein S5, with protein MYQKYKNAELVKPSGLELKDRLVGVQRVTKVTKGGRAFGFSAIVVVGDENGVVGHGLGKSKEVAEAIAKAVEDAKKNLVRIPLHKGTLPHEQKGKYGGARVLLLPAATGTGVIAGGAIRAVLESVGVHDVLSKNQGSSNPHNVVKATFDALLQLRSAQQVATQRGVSLEKVFKG; from the coding sequence ATGTATCAAAAATATAAAAACGCAGAATTAGTAAAACCAAGCGGGCTTGAACTTAAAGATCGTTTAGTTGGTGTGCAACGTGTAACTAAGGTAACTAAAGGTGGTAGAGCATTTGGTTTCTCGGCTATAGTTGTTGTAGGTGACGAAAACGGTGTTGTAGGTCACGGTTTAGGTAAGTCTAAAGAGGTAGCAGAAGCTATCGCTAAGGCAGTAGAAGATGCAAAAAAGAATTTGGTTCGTATTCCATTACATAAAGGTACATTACCTCACGAACAAAAAGGTAAGTACGGTGGAGCAAGAGTTTTACTCTTACCTGCTGCTACAGGTACCGGGGTAATTGCTGGTGGAGCAATCCGTGCAGTATTAGAATCTGTAGGGGTACATGATGTACTTTCTAAAAACCAAGGATCGTCTAACCCACACAATGTGGTGAAAGCAACGTTTGATGCTTTGTTACAATTGCGTAGTGCGCAACAAGTAGCAACTCAACGTGGAGTTTCACTAGAGAAAGTGTTTAAAGGATAA